The Paenibacillus sp. RUD330 genome has a segment encoding these proteins:
- a CDS encoding glycosyltransferase: MSSPLVSIIIPFYNDPYIGSAIQSAMEQTYPHKEIVVVDDGSTLHRELLLPYLQFPGVYLCEKSNGGTASALNAGIAIAAGEYIAWLSSDDRFYPGKLEKQLAYMIPRNGEISFSDYDVIDGAGNVTSRNVAHKYVHVSEFLQAFERYCPINGCTVVARKKLLLDLGLFDESLPYTHDYDLWFRAVLSGADLHYVDEALIQYRVHEAMGTVRNLPVIELEAETTRRRWWPLLDQWIKSRLRT; encoded by the coding sequence TTGTCCAGTCCGTTGGTATCGATCATCATTCCGTTCTACAACGACCCCTATATAGGCAGCGCGATCCAAAGCGCGATGGAGCAAACCTATCCCCACAAGGAAATCGTCGTCGTGGACGACGGATCCACGCTGCACAGAGAGCTGCTGCTCCCTTATTTGCAGTTTCCAGGAGTCTATCTGTGCGAGAAATCAAACGGGGGCACGGCCAGCGCCTTGAATGCCGGCATAGCGATCGCCGCGGGCGAATACATCGCCTGGCTGAGCTCCGACGACCGCTTCTATCCGGGCAAGCTGGAGAAGCAGCTGGCGTATATGATTCCCAGGAACGGAGAAATTTCCTTCAGCGATTACGACGTCATTGACGGCGCCGGCAATGTCACGAGCCGGAACGTAGCGCACAAATATGTCCATGTCAGCGAATTTCTCCAGGCCTTCGAGCGCTACTGCCCGATCAATGGCTGCACGGTTGTAGCCCGCAAAAAGCTGCTGCTGGATCTCGGCCTGTTCGACGAGTCGCTGCCTTACACCCATGACTACGACTTATGGTTCCGCGCCGTCCTGAGCGGGGCCGATCTCCATTATGTGGATGAGGCGCTGATCCAATACCGGGTCCACGAAGCGATGGGCACGGTCCGCAATCTTCCGGTCATCGAGCTGGAAGCCGAAACGACCCGGCGGCGCTGGTGGCCGCTGCTGGATCAATGGATCAAGAGCAGGCTGCGGACTTGA
- a CDS encoding glycosyltransferase, giving the protein MPTHNRYPLNLLTLHSLEAQTYDLSKVEVIMIDDASDDETPGIASGRSFPFQFRYYRMTTNIGRPRARNMGIHASRGQHLIFLDAEIIVPPGFIEAHMSLHRQHSRLIAGGLYAVRKTYTRLDPQLSPAQLQQAEELIVRHPDLYGRWLRTRMLPDPPALFAREDILQGRYLDMTAENPHGNYFMKNVLGLYGDWFRGFHLPWIMAGTGNLSMERAAFEVHGLFEEYEGWGADDIEMGYRLFMNGYRFVHLSSVPTYHQEHPLQTSIGQEGKINFYLFQQKYRTVSMLALLLAHPPIAMSYQDVSSVLDDIYALGRNESERPYSHLTSSFRAMLESVGRLTRYDQPVRNLIGECGFLVPSAEEKLFFEEKRALEALGKHPHLCRALDRLLSL; this is encoded by the coding sequence ATGCCGACCCACAACCGCTATCCGCTTAATCTGCTTACGCTGCATTCTCTCGAAGCGCAGACGTACGACCTGTCCAAGGTCGAGGTCATCATGATCGACGACGCTTCGGACGACGAGACGCCCGGCATCGCCTCCGGCCGCTCTTTCCCGTTTCAATTCCGGTACTACCGCATGACGACGAACATCGGCCGGCCCCGAGCCCGGAATATGGGCATCCATGCGTCGCGCGGACAGCATCTTATTTTTCTCGATGCGGAGATCATCGTGCCTCCGGGATTCATCGAAGCCCATATGAGCCTTCACAGGCAGCATAGCCGCCTCATCGCGGGGGGACTGTATGCGGTCCGCAAAACCTACACCCGGCTGGATCCGCAGCTGTCCCCCGCCCAGCTGCAGCAGGCGGAGGAGCTCATCGTCCGCCATCCGGACCTGTACGGCAGGTGGCTGCGCACCCGGATGCTTCCCGATCCGCCGGCGCTTTTCGCGCGCGAAGACATCCTGCAGGGACGGTATCTCGACATGACGGCGGAAAATCCGCATGGGAACTATTTCATGAAGAACGTGCTCGGCCTGTACGGAGATTGGTTCCGCGGCTTCCATCTGCCCTGGATCATGGCCGGGACGGGAAATCTCTCGATGGAGAGGGCTGCCTTCGAGGTTCACGGCCTGTTCGAGGAGTACGAGGGCTGGGGAGCGGACGATATCGAGATGGGCTACCGCCTGTTCATGAACGGATACCGCTTCGTCCATCTGAGCTCCGTCCCGACCTATCACCAGGAGCATCCGCTCCAGACGTCCATCGGGCAGGAGGGCAAGATCAATTTCTACTTGTTCCAGCAAAAATACCGGACGGTAAGCATGCTTGCCCTGCTGCTCGCCCATCCTCCGATCGCGATGTCCTACCAGGACGTCAGCAGCGTGCTGGATGATATCTATGCCCTCGGCCGGAACGAGTCCGAGCGCCCCTACTCCCATCTGACCAGCTCCTTCAGGGCGATGCTGGAATCCGTCGGACGCCTGACGCGGTACGATCAGCCCGTGCGGAATTTGATCGGGGAATGCGGCTTCCTCGTTCCGAGCGCGGAGGAGAAGCTGTTTTTCGAGGAGAAGCGGGCTCTCGAGGCTTTGGGAAAGCATCCGCATCTATGCCGAGCCCTGGATCGGCTGCTGTCGCTATGA
- a CDS encoding DNA polymerase III subunit alpha — MSGSESFVHLHVHSEYSLLDGAARIRDLTARAAELGMTSLALTDHGVMYGAVPFYKSCLKHGIKPIIGCEMYMTAGSRADKGTRRDNPIYHLILLAKNEAGYRNLMKLCSIGHLEGFHYKPRIDHEALARHSEGLICLSSCLQGEVAQHLLYDRPEEARRAALRYRSAFGEDFFLEIQDHGMAEQKKVMAGMTALAEETGIPLVATNDAHYLRQEDAAVQDVLICIGTGKSVGDPDRMHMHGDQNYLKSPEEMGRLFRHMPQALENTVRIAERCNLELRLGEHALPEYSPLPEGMTAAAYLEELCLQGLAERYAADAPGTTVSTRAVDGAPGDRGAGSLSSMAKAGGAGGTASPADGGGFLRKAEERLRYELSVIERMGFSDYFLIVWDFIRFAHGQGIRTGPGRGSSAGSLVAYCLRITDVDPLKHRLLFERFLNPERISMPDIDIDFNDERRDEVIAYVSRKYGAGHVAQIITFGTLAAKAAVRDVGRALDVPPGDVDRVAKLIPGQPGTTLESAMASVPQLRESADHPATRDLIAMALKVEGMPRHASTHAAGVVIAGRPLTDYVPLQAGSEAAPLTQYSMENVEAVGLLKMDFLGLRTLSILERTLNWIRESEGTDIDFRAIADDDPATYEMLGRGDTTGIFQLESSGMRRVLRELKPSSFEDIVSVLALYRPGPMEFIPQFIRGKHGLAEVQYPHPSLEPILKDTHGIIVYQEQIMQIASSMAGFSLGESDLLRRAVSKKKREILDEQRAAFVRGSLGQGYLEEEADRVYDMILRFADYGFPRAHAAAYGVLAFQTAWLKRHHPVAFMASMLASVTGNQRKTGEYIDECRRMGIPVLPPDVNHSGVTFAPDGGAVRFGLASIKNVGTQAIESILRERKERPFASLIDLCRRVDLRVVNKRVLECLIGSGALESMPGHRAQQLAALDESVETAQKWRKEREELQIELFGFEEVQNWDVELPAVQPYSAAQQLELERELLGLYLTGHPLDAVEHVLDGLELDRLVDLAEAPDGSSCVAAVRVVSLKQLRTRKGQQMAFAEAEDRIVRAEAVLFPTAWSRFGAKLEAGSLVIMQAAVQQGDEDFKLIVDDLVPLDPGDPGFAAGVAPRRQARARSARARPRRRRPGLRPAPLRRAAEPLPAEPLLAQPLPAEPLLAQPLPAEPLPAEPLRRSRSSRSRSRRSRSRRSRSRRSRCRRSRSRRSRSRRSRSRRSRSRRSRSPTYNRPSRGSAAVHQNRGVPGASRRPGAPQGAAGRPSGSAWDRTFLRERGQDDRAQRALQGQAFSRAHGRNRRLARPRLRRRQMTAVPGRSAPAPSCVS, encoded by the coding sequence ATGAGCGGAAGCGAGAGTTTCGTGCACCTGCATGTGCACAGCGAATACAGCCTGCTGGACGGAGCGGCGCGGATCCGCGACCTGACGGCGCGCGCGGCGGAGCTCGGCATGACCTCGCTGGCTCTGACCGATCACGGCGTCATGTACGGGGCGGTTCCCTTCTACAAGTCCTGCCTGAAGCACGGCATCAAGCCGATCATCGGCTGCGAGATGTACATGACGGCAGGCTCGAGGGCGGACAAAGGAACGCGCAGGGACAATCCGATCTATCATCTGATCCTGCTCGCCAAAAACGAAGCCGGCTACCGGAATCTCATGAAGCTGTGCTCGATCGGCCATCTGGAAGGGTTCCACTACAAGCCGCGGATCGACCACGAGGCGCTCGCCCGGCATTCGGAGGGACTGATCTGCCTCAGCTCCTGCCTGCAGGGCGAGGTGGCGCAGCATCTGCTCTACGACCGTCCGGAGGAAGCGCGGAGGGCGGCGCTCCGTTACCGCAGCGCTTTCGGCGAGGACTTTTTCCTGGAAATCCAGGATCACGGCATGGCGGAGCAAAAAAAAGTGATGGCCGGCATGACGGCGCTGGCGGAAGAGACGGGCATCCCGCTCGTCGCGACCAATGACGCCCACTACCTGCGGCAGGAGGATGCCGCCGTGCAGGATGTGCTCATCTGCATCGGCACCGGCAAAAGCGTCGGCGATCCGGACCGCATGCATATGCACGGCGATCAGAACTACCTCAAGAGCCCGGAGGAGATGGGACGGCTGTTCCGCCACATGCCTCAGGCGCTGGAGAACACGGTCCGCATCGCCGAGCGCTGCAATCTGGAGCTGAGGCTCGGCGAGCACGCGCTGCCGGAGTACAGCCCGCTGCCGGAGGGCATGACAGCGGCGGCTTATCTGGAGGAGCTGTGCCTGCAGGGCTTGGCTGAACGGTACGCCGCGGACGCTCCGGGAACGACAGTCTCGACCAGAGCGGTTGACGGAGCGCCGGGAGACCGGGGAGCGGGATCCTTGTCTTCCATGGCGAAGGCTGGAGGAGCGGGCGGGACGGCTTCTCCGGCCGATGGCGGCGGCTTCCTGCGGAAGGCGGAGGAGAGGCTGCGCTACGAGCTGTCCGTCATCGAGCGGATGGGCTTCAGCGACTATTTCCTCATCGTCTGGGATTTCATCCGCTTCGCCCACGGGCAGGGCATCCGTACCGGTCCGGGCCGCGGCTCGTCGGCGGGCAGCCTCGTCGCCTACTGCCTGAGGATCACCGATGTGGATCCGCTGAAGCACAGGCTGCTGTTCGAGCGGTTCCTCAATCCGGAGCGGATCAGCATGCCGGATATCGACATCGACTTCAACGACGAGCGGCGCGACGAGGTCATCGCCTATGTAAGCCGCAAGTACGGGGCCGGGCATGTCGCCCAGATCATCACCTTCGGCACGCTGGCCGCCAAGGCGGCCGTCCGCGACGTCGGCCGGGCGCTGGACGTGCCGCCCGGCGACGTGGACCGCGTCGCCAAGCTCATTCCGGGCCAGCCGGGCACGACGCTGGAATCGGCGATGGCTTCCGTGCCGCAGCTGCGCGAAAGCGCGGATCACCCGGCTACCCGCGATCTCATCGCGATGGCGCTTAAGGTGGAGGGCATGCCCCGGCATGCCTCCACGCACGCCGCGGGCGTCGTCATCGCCGGACGTCCGCTGACGGACTACGTGCCGCTGCAGGCCGGCTCCGAAGCGGCTCCGCTCACGCAGTATTCCATGGAGAACGTCGAGGCGGTCGGCCTGCTCAAGATGGACTTCCTCGGCTTGCGCACGCTGTCCATCCTGGAGCGCACGCTGAACTGGATCCGCGAAAGCGAAGGCACGGATATCGATTTCCGCGCCATCGCCGACGACGACCCGGCGACGTACGAGATGCTCGGGCGCGGGGATACGACGGGCATCTTCCAGCTGGAATCCAGCGGCATGCGCCGCGTGCTGCGGGAGCTGAAGCCTTCCTCGTTCGAGGACATCGTCTCGGTGCTGGCTCTGTACAGGCCGGGTCCGATGGAGTTCATTCCGCAGTTCATCCGGGGCAAGCACGGGCTTGCGGAGGTGCAATATCCGCATCCTTCGCTGGAGCCGATCCTGAAGGACACGCACGGCATCATCGTCTACCAGGAGCAGATCATGCAGATCGCCTCTTCGATGGCCGGCTTCTCGCTGGGGGAGTCCGACCTGCTGCGGCGGGCCGTCTCCAAGAAGAAGCGCGAGATTCTCGATGAGCAGAGAGCGGCCTTCGTCAGAGGCAGCCTCGGCCAAGGCTATCTCGAAGAGGAGGCGGACCGGGTCTACGACATGATCCTGCGCTTCGCCGACTACGGCTTCCCGCGGGCCCATGCGGCGGCTTACGGCGTGCTGGCGTTCCAGACGGCCTGGCTCAAGCGCCATCATCCGGTCGCCTTCATGGCCTCGATGCTGGCATCCGTGACGGGCAACCAGCGCAAGACCGGAGAGTATATCGACGAATGCCGGCGGATGGGCATCCCCGTGCTGCCCCCTGACGTCAACCATAGCGGAGTCACCTTCGCGCCGGACGGCGGAGCGGTCCGCTTCGGCCTTGCTTCGATCAAGAACGTCGGCACCCAGGCGATCGAGTCCATCCTGCGGGAACGGAAGGAGCGCCCCTTCGCGAGCCTCATCGACCTGTGCCGGCGCGTCGACCTGCGCGTCGTGAACAAGCGCGTCCTGGAATGCCTGATCGGCTCCGGCGCTCTGGAATCGATGCCCGGCCACCGGGCGCAGCAGCTCGCGGCGCTCGACGAGTCGGTGGAGACGGCGCAGAAGTGGCGCAAGGAGCGCGAGGAGCTGCAGATCGAGCTGTTCGGCTTCGAGGAAGTGCAGAACTGGGACGTGGAGCTGCCGGCCGTGCAGCCCTATTCCGCCGCGCAGCAGCTGGAGCTGGAGCGGGAGCTGCTCGGCCTGTACTTGACCGGCCATCCGCTCGACGCCGTCGAGCATGTTCTCGACGGGCTGGAGCTCGACCGTCTGGTCGACCTGGCCGAGGCGCCGGATGGATCGTCCTGCGTCGCCGCCGTGCGCGTCGTGTCGCTGAAGCAGCTGCGCACCCGCAAGGGCCAGCAGATGGCTTTCGCGGAGGCGGAGGACCGCATCGTGCGCGCCGAGGCGGTGCTGTTCCCTACGGCATGGTCCCGCTTCGGGGCCAAGCTCGAAGCCGGCAGCCTGGTCATCATGCAGGCCGCCGTGCAGCAGGGGGACGAGGACTTCAAGCTCATCGTCGATGACCTCGTCCCCCTTGACCCGGGCGATCCCGGCTTCGCCGCCGGGGTCGCCCCGCGCCGCCAGGCGCGCGCCCGCAGCGCGCGCGCGCGGCCGCGCCGCAGGCGGCCGGGGCTGCGCCCGGCTCCGCTCCGGCGCGCGGCGGAGCCGCTGCCGGCGGAGCCGCTCCTCGCGCAGCCGCTGCCGGCGGAGCCGCTCCTCGCGCAGCCGCTGCCGGCGGAGCCGCTCCCGGCGGAGCCGCTCCGGCGGAGCCGCTCCTCGCGCAGCCGCTCCCGGCGCAGCCGCTCCCGGCGGAGCCGCTCCCGGCGCAGCCGCTGCCGGCGGAGCCGCTCCCGGCGCAGCCGCTCCCGGCGCAGCCGCTCCCGGCGCAGCCGCTCCCGGCGGAGCCGCTCCCCGACGTACAACCGCCCCTCGCGGGGCTCAGCGGCTGTACATCAAAATCGCGGCGTACCGGGAGCATCCCGCCGTCCTGGAGCGCCTCAAGGCGCTGCTGGCCGACCATCCGGGTCCGCTTGGGACCGTACTTTTCTACGAGAGCGAGGGCAGGACGATCGCGCTCAGCGAGCGTTACAAGGTCAAGCCTTCTCCCGAGCTCATGGGCGGAATCGAAGGCTTGCTCGGCCGAGGCTCCGCCGTCGTCAAATGACAGCCGTCCCTGGCCGGTCTGCACCGGCGCCTTCCTGCGTCTCTTGA
- a CDS encoding YtrH family sporulation protein, with protein sequence MNMILTKALIDCFIAFGVVVGGTLLAGIASVLASSPPSLMMIDTASRLKIWALVAAVGGTIDPMRVIESNISQGHLSPVAQQLLFIFCAFIGAHAGTELIRMICRDGV encoded by the coding sequence ATGAACATGATCTTGACCAAAGCCCTGATCGATTGCTTCATTGCCTTCGGAGTCGTAGTCGGAGGCACGCTGCTCGCGGGCATCGCCTCCGTGCTGGCTTCCTCGCCGCCGTCCCTGATGATGATCGATACGGCGTCGCGTCTGAAAATATGGGCTCTGGTCGCCGCAGTCGGCGGCACGATCGACCCCATGCGGGTCATCGAGAGCAACATTTCCCAAGGCCATCTGTCCCCGGTGGCCCAGCAGCTGCTGTTCATCTTCTGCGCTTTCATCGGAGCGCATGCCGGCACGGAGCTGATCCGCATGATCTGCCGGGACGGGGTGTGA
- a CDS encoding YtpI family protein has translation MNDPVVWLQWILIAGIVLTSAMSVVYSFKSRRSSDPRQRALHAARMNISMGSMLLFISLIQMFMYSGSTLRVIIGSLFMVLGLFNIFAGLRNRSMIRAAMERSGS, from the coding sequence ATGAACGATCCCGTCGTATGGCTTCAGTGGATTCTCATCGCAGGCATCGTCCTGACCTCTGCGATGTCCGTCGTCTACAGCTTCAAGTCCCGCCGTTCCTCCGACCCGCGCCAGCGCGCCCTGCACGCCGCCCGCATGAACATCAGCATGGGCAGCATGCTCCTGTTCATCTCGCTGATCCAGATGTTCATGTACAGCGGCTCCACGCTGCGTGTCATCATCGGCTCTCTCTTCATGGTTCTCGGGCTGTTCAACATCTTTGCCGGCCTGCGCAACCGCAGCATGATCCGCGCCGCCATGGAACGCAGCGGCAGCTGA
- a CDS encoding DNA polymerase III subunit beta — protein sequence MEACDQVVPAGGGFRSGELHLDAGAGELAVSSAAGRIAHQAVLPVDAGSLKIEHTGRLALPARYFLGVIRQADGEWLELEGPSGGMARIKAGQSEHRLAVAESGELPVLADAAGHPAFVLEAGSFHSRLKQVFFAAAASGSRLPLTGIRIEAEGPSWKLSATDGIRYASCRMGAWGDGGAGWSCLIPAKPLHDSLKTLGMEKGASLVLAILPSQVQLSAGRAKVQLPRLEGRLPFIKEDISGEGVQGISLDSAAFRQALDRACLIAGPSGAVRLSVDAESAFLSARTAGIGETRQRLLGVERTAGAEPAWQVLFHGGGMREIVHAIDFPRLSLAIGGRQKPIRITVPDDEGRLYMVAPILDAAQSSRGG from the coding sequence ATGGAAGCATGTGACCAGGTTGTTCCGGCTGGGGGCGGATTCCGCAGCGGGGAGCTGCATTTGGACGCGGGCGCGGGTGAACTCGCCGTGAGCTCGGCTGCCGGGAGGATCGCGCATCAAGCCGTATTGCCGGTTGATGCCGGCTCGCTGAAGATCGAGCATACCGGACGTCTGGCTCTGCCAGCCCGCTATTTCCTTGGCGTCATTCGCCAGGCGGACGGGGAATGGCTCGAGCTTGAAGGCCCGTCGGGCGGCATGGCTCGCATCAAGGCCGGGCAGTCGGAGCATCGGCTGGCCGTTGCCGAATCCGGAGAACTCCCCGTTCTGGCCGATGCCGCCGGCCATCCTGCTTTCGTTTTGGAGGCCGGCAGCTTCCATTCCAGGCTGAAGCAGGTTTTTTTCGCCGCCGCGGCTTCGGGCTCGAGACTGCCGTTGACCGGCATACGGATCGAAGCGGAAGGACCGTCCTGGAAGCTGTCGGCGACGGACGGAATCCGTTATGCCAGCTGCCGCATGGGCGCCTGGGGCGACGGCGGAGCCGGCTGGAGCTGCCTGATCCCGGCCAAGCCGCTTCACGACTCGCTCAAGACGCTCGGAATGGAGAAGGGAGCCTCCCTTGTCCTCGCGATCCTTCCTTCCCAGGTGCAGCTGTCTGCAGGCAGGGCAAAGGTTCAGCTCCCGAGGCTGGAAGGCCGCCTGCCGTTCATCAAGGAGGACATTTCCGGGGAGGGGGTCCAAGGCATTTCCCTGGATTCGGCTGCTTTCCGCCAAGCGCTCGACCGAGCCTGCCTGATCGCGGGACCGTCGGGCGCGGTGAGACTGAGCGTGGATGCGGAATCCGCCTTCCTGTCCGCAAGGACGGCAGGAATAGGCGAAACCCGGCAGAGGCTGCTCGGGGTAGAACGGACCGCCGGCGCTGAACCGGCCTGGCAGGTGCTGTTCCATGGAGGGGGCATGAGGGAAATCGTGCATGCCATCGACTTTCCCCGGCTATCGCTGGCCATCGGGGGGCGGCAGAAGCCGATCCGGATCACCGTACCCGATGACGAAGGACGGCTGTACATGGTCGCCCCCATTCTGGACGCCGCGCAGTCTTCACGAGGAGGCTGA
- a CDS encoding ribbon-helix-helix domain-containing protein, which translates to MDRKFTKIAPREPDGQLSMMFARGGNRSGAGRKAIGTTRKVSLTLSEPLWAEIDRRCGRTGRSRSEVLRELLEAAVAAGAFETEENAEEAEEDDEEPGDDEEPGLKNREAEETEESENNG; encoded by the coding sequence ATGGACCGCAAATTCACGAAAATAGCTCCACGGGAGCCGGACGGCCAGCTGTCCATGATGTTTGCGCGCGGAGGCAATCGTTCCGGCGCAGGCCGGAAAGCGATCGGAACGACGCGCAAGGTATCGCTCACGCTGAGCGAGCCGTTGTGGGCCGAGATCGACAGGCGCTGCGGCCGGACGGGCCGGTCCAGGTCGGAGGTTCTGCGGGAACTCCTGGAAGCGGCTGTCGCGGCCGGGGCCTTTGAGACTGAAGAAAACGCTGAAGAGGCTGAAGAAGACGATGAAGAACCAGGAGACGATGAAGAACCAGGGCTGAAGAACCGGGAAGCGGAAGAGACGGAAGAAAGCGAAAATAATGGATGA